A section of the Natranaeroarchaeum aerophilus genome encodes:
- a CDS encoding ASCH domain-containing protein, whose product MAEIDAGTILPSDRMRQQALAGEVTQIHRGQAYAEEGDSFTIEDTTFEITAIEERRLGDMTDEDARAEGAADLDQYKSILQRAHENFEWDDDSEIVRHAFEPR is encoded by the coding sequence ATGGCAGAGATCGACGCCGGAACGATACTCCCGAGTGACCGGATGCGTCAGCAGGCACTCGCGGGTGAGGTCACACAGATCCACCGCGGGCAGGCCTACGCGGAGGAAGGGGACAGCTTCACGATCGAGGACACGACCTTCGAGATCACAGCAATCGAGGAGCGACGGCTGGGGGACATGACCGACGAGGACGCCCGGGCGGAGGGCGCTGCGGATCTCGACCAGTACAAATCGATCCTCCAGCGAGCCCACGAGAACTTCGAGTGGGACGACGATTCCGAGATCGTGCGCCACGCGTTCGAGCCACGGTAG
- a CDS encoding phosphonate ABC transporter ATP-binding protein — MTLSVQRLTKRYDDDVAVSDVSMTLPDGELAVLVGRSGAGKTTLLRCLNGLEQPDEGTVSLDGSTAAVTDIALVFQAGALLDSKSALENVLDGSLGREPAWRELVGWHAPATKRAAIERLHAVGLDGYADRPVRTLSGGQRQRVGIARALQQEPAVLLADEPVASLDPATAESVLERLGAVVRDHDLAGLVSLHQPDLARGIADRYLGLADGELVLDAPAEDVDADRIAEVYDRGIR; from the coding sequence GTGACCCTCTCCGTCCAGCGGCTCACGAAGCGGTACGACGACGACGTCGCCGTCAGTGACGTCTCGATGACGCTCCCGGACGGCGAACTGGCCGTCCTGGTCGGGCGTTCCGGAGCGGGCAAGACGACACTCCTTCGCTGTCTGAACGGATTGGAACAGCCCGATGAGGGGACGGTGTCGCTGGACGGCTCCACGGCCGCAGTGACCGATATCGCGCTCGTCTTTCAGGCGGGCGCGCTGCTCGACTCCAAATCCGCACTGGAGAACGTGCTCGACGGCTCGCTCGGGCGTGAACCGGCCTGGCGGGAACTGGTTGGCTGGCACGCTCCGGCGACAAAACGCGCGGCGATCGAACGGCTGCACGCAGTCGGCCTCGACGGCTACGCCGACCGGCCAGTGCGGACGCTCTCGGGCGGCCAGCGCCAGCGCGTGGGGATCGCCCGCGCACTCCAGCAAGAGCCCGCGGTCTTGCTTGCGGACGAACCGGTGGCCAGTCTCGACCCGGCGACGGCCGAATCCGTCCTCGAACGGCTCGGAGCGGTAGTTCGTGACCACGATCTGGCCGGACTCGTCAGCCTGCACCAGCCCGACCTGGCCCGGGGGATCGCGGACCGGTATCTGGGCCTTGCCGACGGCGAACTCGTCCTCGACGCCCCCGCCGAGGACGTCGACGCCGACCGGATCGCGGAGGTGTACGACCGTGGCATCCGATGA
- a CDS encoding 2Fe-2S iron-sulfur cluster-binding protein — MGRDADGSETVQLTVHTEGEVHEFEVRRGRNLRNALLDRGHSPYTDLTSSLNCGGRGICATCGVRIADGEPSPEHWHDRAADRFGYPRLSCQITVEEPMTVALVDDKRVWGGRAADGE, encoded by the coding sequence ATGGGGCGAGACGCCGACGGCTCCGAGACGGTCCAGCTCACAGTCCACACCGAGGGCGAGGTCCACGAGTTCGAGGTCAGGCGCGGGCGGAACCTCCGGAACGCACTGCTCGATCGTGGGCACTCGCCGTACACCGACCTGACGAGCAGCCTGAACTGCGGGGGGCGCGGCATCTGCGCAACCTGTGGCGTCCGGATCGCCGACGGTGAGCCATCGCCCGAGCACTGGCACGATCGTGCCGCCGACCGCTTTGGCTATCCCCGGCTCTCCTGCCAGATCACCGTCGAGGAACCGATGACGGTCGCACTGGTCGACGACAAGCGCGTCTGGGGTGGACGGGCGGCCGACGGTGAGTAG
- a CDS encoding L-aspartate oxidase, with protein MTQLPPREEGGTTTGPQASGDDQSVEYETVRTPVLVVGAGAAGARVAIELAEAGVEPLVIGKRDHGDAHTTWAAGGINAALGSLDPADDWTIHAADTLDEGHFINDPTAVELTTREMPDRIHELDEWGMGLDRTEDGRINQRYFGAQSFRRTCFVGDRTGEAMLDALVSKAQELSIPYRENVMVTRLLSDGGAVHGAAGYDMETGEFVLFEADHVVLAAGGYSALYNRHSSRDDENNGDGAVLALEAGASLMDVEFVQFHPTGMVEGRYGDDWAGRLVTEAVRGEGGRLYNADGERFMERYSPDQMELDARDVVARAIAQEVREGRGTENGGVYLDISHREDEYVKDRLPRMHERFAELGVDITEEPMEVAPTAHYSMGGVDIDFETGETGVEGLYAVGETVAGVHGANRLGGNSLAETVAIGKLVGEHVAAQVGDGTELPDTARALAEREFRSLAGLEAADGTDRPRELLDDLGDVLWEHAGILRDAEMLREGLDAVASIRERTEDLRVEGGLTGRDFEFAVDLSFSLTLAEALLRSALEREESRGAHYRTDYPEVDPSWRRNVLVDAGDTGLELRTRGVPEPSEQVQEAIEAGYELDYHHLE; from the coding sequence ATGACACAGCTACCACCGCGCGAGGAGGGCGGAACGACGACCGGACCGCAAGCGTCAGGAGACGACCAGTCCGTCGAGTACGAGACGGTGCGGACGCCAGTACTCGTCGTTGGTGCGGGGGCGGCCGGCGCTCGCGTCGCCATCGAACTCGCCGAGGCGGGCGTCGAGCCGCTAGTGATCGGGAAACGCGATCACGGCGACGCGCACACGACGTGGGCCGCCGGGGGCATCAACGCGGCGCTGGGATCGCTCGATCCGGCGGACGACTGGACGATTCACGCCGCCGATACGCTCGACGAGGGCCACTTCATCAACGATCCCACGGCAGTCGAGTTGACGACCCGCGAGATGCCCGATCGGATCCACGAACTCGACGAGTGGGGGATGGGGCTGGACCGAACCGAGGACGGGCGGATCAACCAGCGGTATTTCGGCGCACAGTCGTTCCGGCGAACCTGTTTCGTCGGCGACCGCACGGGGGAGGCGATGCTCGACGCGCTGGTCTCGAAGGCCCAGGAGCTGTCGATCCCCTACCGGGAGAACGTGATGGTCACTCGTCTGCTCTCGGATGGCGGAGCGGTCCACGGCGCAGCCGGATACGATATGGAGACGGGCGAGTTCGTCCTGTTCGAGGCCGACCACGTCGTGCTCGCCGCAGGTGGGTATTCGGCGCTGTACAACCGCCACTCATCGCGGGACGACGAGAACAACGGTGACGGGGCAGTGCTAGCACTCGAAGCAGGGGCCTCGCTGATGGATGTCGAATTCGTCCAGTTCCACCCGACAGGGATGGTCGAAGGTCGCTACGGGGACGACTGGGCTGGTCGCCTCGTCACAGAAGCCGTCCGCGGCGAGGGGGGACGGCTGTACAACGCGGACGGCGAGCGGTTCATGGAGCGGTACTCGCCCGACCAGATGGAGCTCGACGCCCGCGACGTGGTCGCCCGGGCGATCGCACAGGAGGTCCGCGAGGGGCGTGGGACCGAGAACGGCGGCGTCTATCTGGACATCTCTCACCGGGAGGACGAGTATGTCAAAGATCGGCTGCCGCGGATGCACGAGCGCTTTGCCGAGCTGGGCGTCGATATCACCGAGGAGCCGATGGAGGTCGCCCCGACCGCCCACTACTCGATGGGCGGCGTCGATATCGACTTCGAGACCGGTGAGACAGGTGTCGAGGGCCTCTACGCCGTCGGCGAGACGGTCGCTGGCGTCCACGGCGCGAACCGGCTCGGGGGCAACTCGCTGGCCGAGACGGTCGCGATCGGGAAACTCGTCGGCGAGCACGTTGCCGCGCAAGTCGGCGACGGGACGGAGCTGCCGGATACTGCCCGGGCACTCGCAGAACGGGAGTTCCGGTCACTGGCGGGGCTCGAAGCCGCGGACGGCACCGACCGGCCACGGGAGTTGCTCGACGACCTCGGGGACGTGCTCTGGGAGCACGCCGGGATTCTCCGGGACGCCGAGATGCTCCGCGAAGGCCTCGACGCAGTCGCGTCGATTCGCGAGCGAACTGAGGACCTTCGCGTGGAGGGCGGCCTGACCGGTCGCGACTTCGAGTTCGCGGTCGACCTCTCCTTTAGCCTCACGCTCGCGGAGGCCCTCCTCCGGAGCGCGCTGGAGCGCGAGGAGTCCCGCGGCGCACACTACCGGACCGACTACCCCGAGGTCGACCCGAGCTGGCGGCGCAACGTCCTCGTCGACGCCGGTGATACGGGGCTCGAACTACGGACCCGCGGTGTCCCCGAGCCCAGCGAACAGGTCCAGGAGGCGATCGAAGCGGGGTACGAGCTGGATTACCACCATCTCGAGTAG
- a CDS encoding universal stress protein has product MYSDILVPTDGGASVETVLEHTTDIADEDSTTVHVLYVIDDGAFLTLQEEMKAEVLEDLQSEGERALSEVADSLDDAGYRVETAIRRGSPAETIVSYVDDADIDLVTMGTQADEFTENMLGSTSQKVVTKSPAPVLTVNVAEE; this is encoded by the coding sequence ATGTACAGCGACATCCTGGTCCCGACCGACGGCGGCGCGTCGGTCGAGACGGTGCTCGAACACACGACCGATATCGCAGACGAAGATTCGACGACCGTCCACGTCCTCTATGTCATCGACGACGGGGCGTTTCTGACGCTGCAAGAGGAGATGAAAGCCGAGGTACTGGAGGACCTCCAGTCGGAGGGTGAACGGGCCCTCTCGGAGGTTGCCGACTCACTCGACGACGCAGGCTACAGGGTCGAGACCGCGATCCGGCGCGGCTCGCCCGCCGAAACGATCGTCTCGTACGTCGACGACGCCGATATCGACCTCGTGACCATGGGTACACAGGCCGACGAGTTCACAGAGAACATGCTCGGAAGCACGTCCCAGAAAGTCGTCACGAAATCGCCTGCGCCGGTGCTGACCGTCAACGTCGCCGAGGAGTAG
- a CDS encoding DUF429 domain-containing protein gives MTVLGIDACPSGWVAGVHDGAGLRVARYDDIEALWADHADAERLLIDVPIGLPESGRRACDEAARELLGDRRSCVFYAPARAVLAADSYEEANERNREHTGHGLSVQSYNILPGIREVAHFLDEHRTPRERVIECHPELCFAAFAGGTPVPDSKHTEAGRTSRRELLRAELPGSDAAYEGALGAYYRKDVSRDDVLDALALTAAAREETLESVPDGRDHRTDRQTIAYPVPR, from the coding sequence ATGACGGTGCTCGGCATCGACGCCTGTCCGAGCGGGTGGGTCGCGGGAGTCCACGACGGGGCGGGACTCCGCGTGGCCCGGTACGACGACATCGAGGCGCTCTGGGCCGATCACGCGGATGCCGAGCGCCTGCTGATCGACGTCCCGATCGGCCTCCCGGAGTCGGGCCGACGAGCCTGTGACGAGGCGGCACGCGAGCTGCTCGGCGACCGGCGCTCCTGTGTGTTCTACGCCCCTGCTCGCGCAGTCCTTGCGGCGGACAGCTACGAGGAGGCAAACGAGCGTAACCGCGAGCACACCGGACACGGACTCTCGGTGCAGAGCTACAACATTCTCCCGGGTATCAGGGAGGTCGCGCACTTTCTCGACGAACACAGGACACCACGAGAGCGCGTGATCGAGTGTCACCCGGAGCTCTGTTTCGCCGCCTTCGCCGGTGGAACGCCCGTTCCGGACTCGAAACACACCGAGGCGGGCCGGACGAGCCGTCGGGAACTGCTCCGCGCCGAACTTCCGGGAAGCGACGCGGCCTACGAGGGCGCGCTCGGTGCGTACTACCGCAAGGACGTGAGCCGTGACGACGTGCTCGACGCCCTCGCGCTGACTGCCGCCGCACGCGAGGAGACGCTGGAGTCGGTGCCGGATGGGCGGGACCACCGCACCGATCGGCAAACGATCGCGTATCCGGTACCGCGCTGA
- a CDS encoding AIR synthase family protein: MGGKLDPEALAAVLGRTGGLGEDVLVGPAYGEDAAAIDLGDDRLIVSSDPISLAAERIGTLGVHVACNDVAVGGADPEFLTAVLLVPSEAGDGEAVAGSAGSDDRVETIMADVEREASDLDVSIVGGHTEYVDQLDRPLLSMTAMGRTDREVPTSGAKPGDRIVLTKGAGIEATAILATDFREDLEGVSAETVDRAADFFDDLSVVPDARVLREHATAMHDPTEGGVFDGLIELSAASGVELVVDSATIPIREETARLCAAMDVDPLHSFGSGAALATVPEEDVADALAALADAGIEAAEIGTVRAADEPALVLDGERFDEPAREALYELWE, from the coding sequence ATGGGTGGCAAACTCGATCCCGAGGCGCTGGCGGCGGTGCTTGGCCGGACGGGCGGGCTTGGCGAGGACGTCCTCGTCGGGCCGGCCTATGGTGAGGACGCCGCGGCGATCGACCTCGGCGACGACCGGCTGATCGTCTCCTCGGATCCGATATCGCTGGCGGCCGAACGGATCGGCACGCTCGGCGTCCACGTCGCCTGTAATGACGTGGCGGTCGGCGGCGCGGATCCGGAGTTCCTGACCGCCGTCCTCCTGGTGCCGAGCGAGGCTGGCGATGGAGAGGCTGTGGCGGGCAGCGCGGGAAGCGACGACCGCGTCGAGACGATCATGGCGGACGTCGAACGCGAGGCGAGCGACCTCGACGTCTCGATCGTCGGCGGCCACACCGAGTACGTCGACCAGCTCGACCGGCCGCTGCTCTCGATGACGGCGATGGGCAGGACCGACCGGGAAGTCCCGACGAGCGGCGCGAAACCGGGCGATCGGATCGTCCTGACGAAGGGTGCAGGGATCGAGGCGACTGCAATTCTGGCGACCGACTTCCGCGAGGATCTGGAGGGCGTCTCGGCCGAAACGGTCGACCGGGCGGCGGACTTTTTCGATGATCTCAGCGTGGTCCCCGACGCCCGAGTTCTGCGCGAGCACGCGACTGCGATGCACGACCCGACCGAGGGCGGCGTCTTCGACGGGCTGATCGAGCTATCTGCGGCGTCGGGGGTCGAACTGGTTGTCGACTCGGCAACCATTCCGATCCGCGAGGAGACGGCCCGGCTCTGTGCCGCGATGGACGTCGACCCACTGCATTCCTTTGGCTCCGGAGCCGCGCTGGCGACGGTCCCCGAGGAGGACGTCGCGGACGCGCTGGCCGCGCTCGCCGATGCCGGGATTGAGGCGGCAGAGATCGGGACGGTTCGGGCGGCCGACGAACCCGCACTCGTACTCGATGGGGAGCGCTTCGACGAACCGGCACGCGAGGCGCTGTACGAACTGTGGGAGTGA
- a CDS encoding purine phosphoribosyltransferase family protein, translating into MERLEASLHEAPIVDQDGYEYLVHPISNGIPMLDPGLLREAVIGLMRETNLEVDKIVAPEATGIHVATALSLQTDIPLVVVRKREYGLDGEVPLDVTSAYDEAELFINDVEAGDRVLVIDDLLATGGTLGAVCTALDELGADVVDIGVVIRKLDQPGLDEFDVTSLVDISIEDGEVTVH; encoded by the coding sequence ATGGAACGGCTCGAAGCGTCGCTACACGAGGCACCTATCGTCGATCAGGACGGCTACGAGTATCTGGTCCACCCGATCAGCAACGGCATCCCGATGCTCGATCCCGGACTCTTGCGCGAGGCCGTCATCGGTCTGATGCGTGAAACCAACCTCGAGGTCGACAAGATCGTCGCCCCCGAGGCGACCGGGATCCACGTCGCGACCGCCCTCTCACTGCAGACGGACATCCCGCTGGTCGTGGTGCGAAAACGTGAATACGGACTCGACGGTGAGGTCCCCCTCGACGTGACGAGCGCCTACGACGAGGCCGAACTGTTCATCAACGACGTCGAGGCGGGCGACCGCGTGCTCGTGATCGACGACCTGCTTGCGACCGGCGGGACGCTCGGCGCGGTCTGTACCGCGCTCGACGAGCTCGGCGCGGACGTCGTCGACATCGGTGTCGTGATCCGAAAGCTCGACCAGCCCGGCCTCGACGAGTTCGACGTGACCAGCCTCGTCGATATCAGTATCGAGGACGGCGAGGTCACGGTTCACTAG
- a CDS encoding nucleotidyltransferase domain-containing protein, producing MQEQTRVLLDFPFPEERVFRYQAMQDILHHLVNNPFEGFTQKELATITGSDVSSVSRSVELLERMGVLDIATGKPAQITIDQDHITGSDPLFTIPQREFRKPVQAFLNELTTDIGTSDDVEQIVGVILFGSVARGGADRSSDIDLLVIVEGNLTYGRRLVSQLARDLEERTFQGERYQFEVLVENSESAASHGVPLRDIFDEGIVLERTDALEDVRDAVYETERGGE from the coding sequence ATGCAAGAACAGACACGGGTTCTTCTTGATTTCCCCTTCCCGGAAGAACGGGTCTTTCGATACCAGGCGATGCAAGACATCCTCCATCATCTGGTTAACAACCCGTTCGAGGGGTTCACGCAGAAAGAATTAGCGACGATCACTGGCTCCGACGTGTCTTCCGTCTCACGATCTGTGGAACTCCTCGAACGGATGGGTGTCCTCGATATCGCGACCGGGAAACCAGCACAGATTACGATCGACCAAGATCATATCACCGGATCTGACCCGCTGTTCACCATCCCACAGCGAGAGTTTCGAAAGCCGGTACAGGCGTTCCTCAATGAACTCACCACGGACATCGGAACCTCTGATGACGTGGAACAGATTGTCGGCGTCATCCTCTTCGGGAGCGTCGCACGCGGTGGAGCTGATCGAAGTAGCGACATTGATCTCCTCGTCATCGTCGAGGGGAATCTTACGTACGGGCGTCGCCTCGTTTCCCAACTCGCCAGAGATCTGGAGGAACGAACGTTCCAGGGAGAACGCTACCAGTTCGAGGTGCTTGTCGAAAACTCCGAGTCTGCCGCATCTCACGGAGTACCGTTACGGGACATCTTCGATGAGGGAATTGTCCTGGAGCGAACTGACGCTCTGGAGGACGTTCGAGACGCGGTCTATGAAACCGAACGAGGAGGCGAGTAA
- a CDS encoding phosphate/phosphite/phosphonate ABC transporter substrate-binding protein, translating into MNRRTYLGTVAAGAVAGVAGCLGTGEEIDADEYPVAAWADGEIEFGLPPFQDAEELQRNYGGTFEWLEEGFDELTVEGTPTTDYSAVVESVLQGHTEIANLSPIIFSLAMDDGVHPLAINWSHGSDAYHTYIATRAETDIETVDDLEGKTIGMVDPFSASGGIFPRYTLSEAGLDAGTVETEPDDFDIDWAGGHDSALRVLEEGHVDAAAYGDFQHPDDDDIVKIAESDPIPFDVVTATPDTPDDVVAALRERIQATPDEYLEEHRVDQYGEYDASLYEQVREIAEEMGVDVDTLDEAESDD; encoded by the coding sequence ATGAACCGACGCACGTATCTGGGGACGGTCGCTGCCGGCGCAGTTGCCGGTGTCGCTGGCTGTCTCGGGACTGGTGAGGAGATCGACGCGGACGAGTACCCCGTTGCTGCCTGGGCGGACGGCGAAATCGAGTTCGGACTGCCGCCGTTTCAGGACGCCGAGGAGCTACAGCGAAACTACGGCGGCACGTTCGAGTGGCTCGAAGAGGGCTTCGACGAGCTAACCGTCGAGGGGACGCCGACGACCGACTACAGCGCGGTCGTCGAGAGCGTCCTCCAGGGCCACACCGAGATCGCGAACCTCTCGCCGATCATCTTCTCGCTGGCGATGGACGACGGCGTCCATCCGCTGGCGATCAACTGGTCTCACGGCTCCGACGCCTACCACACCTACATCGCGACGCGAGCCGAGACGGATATCGAGACGGTCGACGATCTCGAAGGCAAGACCATCGGGATGGTCGATCCGTTCTCGGCCAGCGGCGGAATCTTCCCGCGCTACACGCTCTCGGAGGCCGGTCTCGACGCCGGAACGGTCGAGACGGAGCCGGATGACTTCGACATCGACTGGGCCGGCGGCCACGACTCCGCGCTGCGAGTGCTCGAAGAGGGCCACGTCGACGCCGCAGCCTACGGCGACTTCCAGCACCCCGACGACGACGATATCGTGAAGATCGCCGAGAGCGACCCGATCCCGTTCGACGTCGTCACCGCGACGCCCGACACCCCCGACGATGTCGTCGCGGCACTCCGCGAGCGCATCCAGGCGACCCCCGACGAGTATCTCGAAGAGCACCGCGTCGACCAGTACGGCGAGTACGACGCGAGCCTGTACGAGCAGGTCCGCGAGATCGCCGAGGAGATGGGCGTCGACGTCGACACCCTCGACGAGGCCGAAAGCGACGACTGA
- a CDS encoding DMT family transporter, whose translation MVDRRTAVLFVASSLLFGGTFVAAKAGLEYFPPLAFVALRFDIAAIVLLGYVLLTRSRAELVPRTRGDIAGILATGVLAIGLTNALIFVGQQYATSAVAAIMFSLNPILTPVFAALLLSDERLSARGAAGLLLGLGGVVLVVGPSPDLLLGGGLFGQAVLFAAAVSGALGAVSIRRAGGTLSSTVRTAWGLPFAAALTHVLSVASGESMSEIVWTPESVLALAYVALFAGALAYVAYFGLIDSAGAIHANLAFYVVPAVSTVGGWALLGETISTLTVVGFLVIFAGFAVLGSESVDLRRYLPVRATRRRSTAEQFVSLDDIRGEKAD comes from the coding sequence GTGGTAGATCGGCGCACTGCCGTCCTCTTCGTGGCGTCGAGTCTCCTCTTTGGCGGAACCTTCGTCGCGGCAAAGGCGGGACTGGAGTATTTCCCCCCGCTTGCGTTCGTTGCGCTCCGGTTCGACATCGCCGCGATCGTCCTGCTCGGGTACGTCCTGCTGACACGGTCGCGCGCCGAGCTCGTCCCCCGCACTCGCGGCGATATCGCGGGGATCCTCGCGACCGGCGTGCTCGCGATCGGCCTGACGAACGCCCTGATCTTCGTCGGCCAGCAGTACGCCACCAGCGCCGTGGCCGCGATCATGTTCAGCCTCAACCCGATCCTGACGCCGGTCTTTGCCGCACTGTTACTTTCCGACGAACGACTCTCCGCTCGCGGTGCGGCGGGCCTGCTGCTCGGTCTCGGCGGCGTCGTGCTCGTGGTCGGCCCCTCACCGGACCTGCTGCTTGGCGGCGGACTGTTCGGTCAGGCGGTCCTCTTTGCCGCCGCGGTCAGCGGCGCGCTGGGGGCGGTGTCGATCCGCAGGGCCGGCGGGACGCTTTCCAGTACGGTCAGAACTGCGTGGGGACTGCCGTTCGCTGCCGCGCTCACGCACGTACTGAGCGTTGCCAGCGGCGAATCGATGTCCGAGATCGTCTGGACGCCCGAGTCCGTACTGGCGCTTGCTTACGTCGCCCTCTTTGCTGGCGCGCTCGCCTACGTTGCCTACTTCGGCCTGATCGATTCGGCCGGTGCGATCCACGCGAACCTCGCCTTCTACGTCGTTCCAGCCGTCTCGACGGTCGGCGGCTGGGCGCTGCTCGGCGAGACGATCTCGACGTTGACGGTCGTCGGCTTTCTCGTGATCTTCGCCGGGTTCGCCGTCCTCGGGAGCGAGTCGGTCGACCTGCGGCGGTATCTCCCGGTTAGAGCGACGCGGCGTCGCTCGACGGCCGAACAGTTCGTCTCACTCGACGACATCCGCGGCGAGAAGGCCGACTGA
- a CDS encoding helix-turn-helix transcriptional regulator codes for MESALEEIEFLALSENRVRVLQCLAEERRTRSELAAETGASQATLSRVLGDFEERSWIVRDDGEYVATATGRLLADGFTDLLEIVETEGELREIVEYLPTHAMDFDLQRLADARITVPSQTRPNAPLRRLLDLLRDSESVRAFSHAFNEGSLRVVEDRVTAGDQQFRAVLSRSAVEAVADDDELRDRLQRILRTDGASIRLREEGIPLAVTIADETVHLLLRDESGVLQASLDTDDPQVRSWADDTYDHYWRTSTPLEPADLDT; via the coding sequence ATGGAATCGGCACTCGAGGAGATCGAGTTCCTCGCGCTCTCGGAGAACAGGGTCCGGGTGCTTCAGTGTCTCGCCGAGGAGCGTCGGACCCGGTCGGAGCTGGCCGCCGAAACCGGCGCGTCACAGGCGACGCTGAGCCGCGTTCTTGGTGATTTCGAGGAGCGCTCGTGGATCGTCCGTGACGACGGCGAGTACGTTGCCACCGCGACGGGACGGCTCCTCGCCGATGGCTTTACGGATCTACTGGAGATAGTCGAGACCGAGGGCGAACTGAGAGAGATCGTAGAGTATCTGCCGACACACGCGATGGACTTCGATCTGCAGCGACTGGCCGACGCGCGGATCACGGTCCCCTCCCAGACCCGGCCGAACGCCCCGCTCAGGCGGCTACTCGATCTGCTCCGGGACAGCGAGTCGGTCAGGGCGTTCTCCCACGCGTTCAACGAGGGAAGTCTCCGCGTCGTCGAGGACCGTGTCACTGCGGGAGACCAGCAGTTCCGTGCCGTCCTCTCGCGCAGCGCCGTCGAGGCGGTGGCCGACGACGACGAGCTCCGGGATCGGCTACAGCGTATTTTACGGACCGACGGGGCGTCGATCCGGCTCCGCGAGGAGGGGATCCCGCTGGCCGTGACGATCGCCGACGAGACGGTTCATCTGCTCTTGCGCGACGAGAGCGGTGTCCTGCAGGCCTCGCTCGATACGGACGATCCGCAGGTCCGCTCGTGGGCCGACGACACCTACGATCACTACTGGCGGACGTCCACGCCCCTGGAGCCGGCCGACCTCGACACATGA